In Carassius carassius chromosome 7, fCarCar2.1, whole genome shotgun sequence, one genomic interval encodes:
- the LOC132143586 gene encoding FERM and PDZ domain-containing protein 1, whose amino-acid sequence MEERDRSRSPSRRTSRVEQVVGRWLRRSRESISRERVLEDGQVADNGSQEQRSCPIRVTFKVPLDPTLNSHGFTVSTHTPPQVLEVTEGGPADGKLVPGDQLFKINNVAVDDLSTEQAAEIIRECQNTIVLTVLRNTVGPKSSFITPEKRAKLKSNPVKVRFAEEVVFSGHSQGNSLLFLPNVLKVYLENGQTKAFKFESKTTVKDIVMTLKEKLSITRIEHFSLVLEQQYSISKLYLLHEEEIIQKVVEKKETQDYRCLFRVCFLPRDFKSMLKEDPVAFEYLYLQSVSDVLQERFAVEMKCNTALRLAALHVQEKLAGSGQSLKTPLKAIMKEWGIESFVSHTLLRNMREKDLKKAISYHMKKILSQEPKQKVISVDQARLNFLNEMSEVKSYGGKALSATMMLQDRESTVSLLVGAQYGVSQVINHKLSIMTTLTEFSCITKVELLPESDRVSLVKIYLQDIKPITLLMESVAAKDLSCLVAGYCKLLVDPQVCVFPWSTNTKSHRISAEEGYVSHCGSDSDDSNTDVDALLAHFASPAKSNNTAVKTRDKLPEETEKGQSYMEKEEVEKEGSKEEEVVEKKEREEDKETIHESIYGYYGKTVERDKERVGTERKEDKEQEKKPQQPQCVIIVDDPSSESSDLYQTESHFMTSMSSDSIDALEDDDLMTYFSTRRPCHLPLKDSYCCEDRYSPSLSPQQLHSKDSHSQSDMCSADSHCEPDIDQLFCFPALSNIAECLPSPPAASEEEDCEELGTENEKHEKRSPAKCHGSSLPPSGDYVFTFEQGDTRHYYNICSNVTPDSARSLARPLSPPGPVETQPDQEREEVNQTETVPIFQPPPGFGDSSSEDEFFDAQERFTSPEEPSSTAMARENSAESSTILQTLSLRGIGIFASEQEAVDLERKEKEERKMVTQVESSYFNKRSKKRRSFMETNYTSLVSFPEQDNLGNSYGNSIPKYGSMSLNRGAGRMACFDGGCSDQGPCPTVLSLTDSEGEPAQLESKPIYPSKVNGSGLHNPTDTHSNKAYQRKQQLIEMEPDSMEFKSVTELMSTISPTIVAVRSQIDLQDEENPSNHRDDQEEGAVEGLVERLFGGHLFFDMSRGQCDSSVLFNERDDQVTKQMEDFFQGSSVTQKSSSLPRLGQISPSSLPYLHVPSISYTTSPDIDRDENTVHLQFGMGKHSVEPIERTRSQSMSASFGNGAPHCPSRHLFSKRVKGPESDETEDTCDPSHQSSSIPSYEQAQRFLRTPCSSSILGRLSASTLRGKIQNLPLYLSCSQEMLNANSNGSGSDEPVRRLSETQLQTNEVEVAEEATEDVTLNEGSPEVTEVKVVTIVSEEVTEVIEGLREVSHTRAKACGEQKTKTDPKEFSVKAISPLCSKAGNSLQVSSSSVVVTTQSLNRPWGVVMSSGLQGCSHPPSSTTAHNFTSSCGVFANCKSQPTIAQPQSLPSPNLHEKPDLSCSSVLAMGCDTVMEGAQTPLEACHTVYTNCFSGVLDSASFDDELTVYEFSRRTSQGETGDAVLISVPPSSLSASPASFSPSSPLPLFPHLILPVSSSTELSPLLSPLDAPDCFLSDLHEDTITSLLTRRYPLPPTGFLSLQRDVETLLSVLAGAMKNQDGIHEHPRDNCVAHFSENKRRLHAEARGLLAGCQHVVRVGQTPEETLQSLSESFRSLLQLTSVCLCFSSCQRCRERHAQALTGLAGVAKTYQDFAQAAEVVGTATERKTCHDLSIKLLAHQCTALTTSVFCLTQLFRTLTAL is encoded by the exons gGTAACTCTCTGCTGTTCCTGCCCAATGTTCTGAAAGTCTATCTGGAAAATGGCCAAACGAAGGCTTTCAAGTTTGAATCTAAAACCACTGTTAAG GACATAGTAATGACTCTGAAGGAGAAACTCTCAATCACCCGTATCGAACACTTCTCTCTGGTGCTGGAACAACAGTACAGCATCAGCAAACTTTATCTACTGCATGAAGAAGAGATTATTCAAAag GTGGTTGAAAAGAAGGAGACTCAGGACTACAGGTGTCTGTTCCGTGTCTGCTTTCTACCTCGAGACTTTAAGAGCATGCTCAAAGAAGATCCTGTGGCTTTTGAGTATCTATACTTACAG agTGTGAGTGATGTATTGCAGGAAAGGTTTGCAGTGGAGATGAAATGTAATACAGCTCTCAGACTAGCTGCTCTACATGTACAGGAAAAACTAGCCGGCAGTGGACAATCCCTTAAAACACCACTGAAGGCCATcat GAAGGAGTGGGGTATTGAAAGCTTTGTATCCCACACCTTACTGCGAAACATGAGAGAAAAGGACTTGAAGAAAGCGATCAGTTACCACATGAAAAAGATTTTGTCACAGGAGCCCAAACAAAAG GTGATCTCAGTGGATCAAGCTAGACTGAACTTCTTGAATGAGATGTCTGAAGTCAAGTCTTATGGAGGAAAGGCTTTAAGTGCCACTATGATG CTGCAGGACAGAGAGTCAACGGTGAGTTTGTTGGTGGGAGCTCAGTATGGGGTGAGCCAGGTGATCAACCACAAGCTGAGCATCATGACCACACTAACTGAATTCAGCTGCATTACCAAAGTGGAACTATTACCTGAGTCTGACAGAGTTAGTCTGGTCAAGATCTACCTGCAGGATATAAAg CCAATTACCTTGCTTATGGAGTCAGTGGCTGCTAAAGATTTATCGTGTCTAGTTGCTGGATACTGCAAACTGCTTGTGGACCCCCAGGTCTGTGTGTTCCCCTGGTCAACTAATACAAAGAGCCACCGCATATCAGCAGAGGAGG GTTATGTGTCACACTGTGGCAGTGACTCTGACGACTCAAACACAGATGTGGATGCTCTCCTTGCTCATTTTGCTAGCCCTGCCAAAAGCAACAACACAGCAGTTAAAACCAGGGATAAGCTACCAGAAGAAACCGAAAAAGGCCAAAGTTACATGGAAAAAGAAGAGGTGGAGAAGGAAGGAAGCAAAGAAGAGGAGGTGGTTGAGAAGaaggaaagggaggaggacaaagaaacCATCCATGAATCTATATATGGCTATTATGGAAAAACAGTAGAAAGAGACAAGGAGAGAGTGGGCACAGAAAGGAAGGAAGACAAAGAGCAAGAGAAAAAGCCTCAACAACCTCAGTGTGTCATCATTGTCGATGACCCATCATCTGAATCATCTGATTTATACCAAACTGAGTCACATTTCATGACCAGCATGTCCAGTGACTCTATAGATGCCCTAGAGGATGACGACCTCATGACCTACTTTTCTACCAGACGTCCATGCCATTTACCATTGAAAGACTCTTACTGCTGTGAAGATCGCTATTCACCATCATTATCTCCACAGCAACTACACAGCAAAGATTCTCATTCCCAAAGTGACATGTGCTCTGCTGATTCCCATTGTGAGCCTGATATTGACCAATTATTTTGCTTTCCTGCACTCTCAAATATTGCTGAATGTCTACCTAGTCCCCCTGCAGCCAGTGAAGAGGAGGATTGTGAGGAATTGGGAACAGAGAATGAAAAACATGAAAAGAGGTCACCTGCAAAATGCCATGGGAGCAGCCTACCTCCTTCTGGAGACTATGTGTTCACATTTGAACAAGGAGACACCAGACATTATTACAATATCTGCTCCAATGTTACCCCTGACAGTGCCCGGAGCCTTGCACGACCTCTCTCTCCTCCAGGTCCTGTGGAAACACAACCAGATCAGGAAAGAGAGGAAGTGAATCAGACAGAAACAGTGCCAATCTTTCAACCCCCACCAGGGTTTGGAGATAGCAGTTCAGAGGATGAGTTCTTTGATGCACAGGAAAGATTCACGTCTCCTGAAGAACCCTCCTCAACTGCCATGGCAAGAG AAAATTCTGCAGAATCAAGCACCATATTACAGACACTAAGCCTGAGGGGGATTGGCATCTTTGCAAGTGAACAAGAGGCAGTGGATCTAGAGaggaaagaaaaggaagaaagaaaaatggttaCTCAAGTTGAATCATCATATTTCAACAAAAGATCCAAAAAGCGTCGCTCATTCATGGAAACAAATTACACATCCCTGGTATCATTCCCAGAACAAGATAATTTAGGTAACAGCTATGGAAATAGCATCCCAAAATATGGATCTATGTCACTGAACCGAGGTGCTGGCCGAATGGCATGTTTTGATGGTGGATGCTCAGATCAAGGTCCATGTCCTACAGTCTTATCCCTAACTGATTCTGAAGGAGAACCAGCGCAACTGGAATCCAAACCCATCTACCCATCCAAAGTCAATGGATCAGGACTACATAATCCTACTGATACACACTCAAACAAAGCATATCAACGGAAACAGCAACTTATAGAGATGGAACCAGATTCCATGGAGTTCAAATCAGTCACTGAACTAATGTCTACTATATCACCAACTATAGTAGCAGTACGCTCCCAAATAGACCTACAGGATGAAGAAAACCCCAGTAACCATAGAGATGATCAAGAGGAAGGTGCAGTGGAAGGTCTAGTTGAGAGACTGTTTGGAGGTCACTTGTTCTTTGATATGTCCAGAGGACAGTGTGATAGCAGTGTTTTATTTAATGAAAGAGATGATCAGGTAACCAAACAAATGGAAGATTTTTTCCAAGGCAGTTCAGTGACTCAAAAGAGCAGCTCACTACCAAGACTAGGCCAGATATCCCCATCAAGTTTACCCTACTTGCATGTCCCAAGCATATCTTACACCACAAGCCCTGATATAGACAGAGATGAAAATACTGTGCATCTACAATTTGGGATGGGAAAGCACTCAGTGGAGCCAATAGAGAGAACCAGAAGTCAAAGCATGTCTGCATCTTTTGGTAACGGCGCACCGCATTGCCCATCAAGGCACTTATTTTCCAAGCGAGTCAAAGGACCAGAATCTGATGAGACTGAAGATACTTGTGACCCTTCACACCAATCTTCTAGTATACCATCTTATGAACAAGCCCAAAGATTCCTTCGTACACCCTGTTCATCCAGCATCCTTGGGCGACTCTCTGCCTCAACATTGCGGGGAAAGATCCAGAACCTTCCCCTCTACTTATCATGTTCCCAGGAAATGTTAAATGCCAATTCTAATGGCAGTGGCAGTGATGAGCCTGTAAGAAGACTTTCAGAAACACAGCTACAAACAAATGAAGTTGAAGTAGCAGAAGAGGCAACTGAGGATGTAACGTTGAATGAAGGTTCTCCTGAGGTAACAGAGGTAAAAGTGGTTACCATAGTATCTGAAGAGGTCACTGAGGTTATTGAGGGGTTAAGAGAGGTCAGCCACACTAGAGCTAAAGCATGTGGGGAGCAGAAAACCAAAACTGACCCTAAAGAGTTTTCTGTAAAAGCCATATCCCCCTTGTGCTCCAAAGCAGGCAACTCTCTCCAAGTCAGCTCATCATCTGTAGtggttactacacagagcctaAACAGACCCTGGGGGGTGGTAATGTCTAGTGGGTTACAAGGATGTAGCCACCCTCCTTCAAGCACAACTGCCCATAACTTCACTTCTAGTTGTGGGGTTTTTGCAAACTGCAAGTCCCAACCTACCATAGCCCAACCACAATCCTTGCCTAGCCCAAATCTACATGAGAAACCAGACCTTAGCTGCAGCTCGGTACTGGCTATGGGGTGTGACACTGTAATGGAAGGTGCTCAAACACCTTTAGAGGCCTGCCATACAGTATACACCAACTGTTTCAGTGGAGTTCTTGACAGCGCCAGTTTCGATGATGAACTCACCGTGTATGAGTTTTCTCGCAGAACGAGCCAGGGTGAAACAGGGGATGCTGTTCTGATATCTGTCCCTCCTTCCTCGCTATCTGCATCCCCTGCATCTTTCTCTCCATCTTCTCCATTGCCCTTGTTCCCTCATCTTATACTGCCTGTTTCTTCATCTACAGAGCTCAGTCCCCTTCTGTCTCCATTGGATGCCCCTGACTGCTTCCTTTCAGACCTTCATGAAGATACTATCACTTCACTGTTGACTCGTCGATATCCCCTTCCACCAACAGGATTCCTTTCTTTGCAAAGGGATGTGGAAACCCTCTTAAGTGTTCTTGCTGGTGCTATGAAGAACCAAGATGGGATCCATGAGCACCCCAGGGATAACTGTGTGGCTCACTTTTCAGAAAACAAAAGGCGATTACATGCAGAGGCTCGGGGGCTTTTAGCAGGATGCCAACACGTGGTCAGAGTTGGGCAGACGCCAGAGGAAACACTTCAGTCTTTGTCTGAAAGCTTCCGCTCACTGTTACAGCTGACAAGTGTGTGCTTATGTTTCTCTAGCTGCCAGCGATGCAGGGAGCGCCATGCCCAAGCACTTACAGGACTAGCAGGTGTTGCAAAAACTTATCAGGACTTTGCTCAGGCAGCAGAGGTAGTGGGAACTGCTACAGAAAGAAAAACTTGTCATGATCTCAGTATTAAACTCCTGGCTCACCAATGCACTGCACTAACAACTTCAGTCTTCTGCCTCACCCAGCTCTTTCGCACTCTCACTGCCCTTTGA